In the Candidatus Poribacteria bacterium genome, CTGCTCGACAGACCCAAGTTACATCAAACAAACCGATCGATGCCGTGATTATGGCGATTGTTGATACCGTAGAAGTCGCCGGAAAAGTTCGGTATCATAAGTAGGAACGGGATCGGGGTTACACACGCGCATCTATAAGGAAAAAAATAATGGAACGTGAACACGTCCGCGCTGAAGTGCTTCGCCAACGCGATGAACTCGCACCGGAAGTCCGTGCCGCGTTCAGCCGACAGATTGTCGATTCGGTTATGTCTTGGATACAAAATGAGGGTTTCGATGCCGTGATGCTCTATCTCAACATGCGGAGCGAGGTCGAAACGGACAGTCTCCTTGAAAGGTTGCTCCACTCAGGAACACATGTCTGCGCACCTGTTGTAGATACGGACGAAAACCGACTCATACCGCGGCGAATTCAGAAAGGAAAAACAGCGTTGGTACGGCATCGCTACGGTATGTTAGAACCGAACACAGCATGCCCACTTGTTCCCATAACCGAGCTTCAACTCATTATCGTTCCCGGTATCGCTTTTGATTGTAAAGGGTATCGCCTCGGATACGGTAAAGGTTTCTACGACCGATTTCTTGCAGCGTGTTCACACACTATCCCGATTGGACTGGCATACCAGATACAAGTCGTAGAAGATACGTTCCCGCAAGTATGGGATGTACCAGTTAAACACATTTTTACAGAGACCAATAGGATAGACAGTCATGAATAAAGCGTTGGACGCGGCACGGGGACCACGTCCAAGAAAAGAGTAGCTCACTTGGCATCAACAAAGGGTCTCAACTTTTCCAGCGTCTTTACCCCGATCCCCTTGACGTTCTGAATAGCATCTACACTGTCAAAATCGCCGTGTTGCGTCCGGTAATCCACAATCCGT is a window encoding:
- a CDS encoding 5-formyltetrahydrofolate cyclo-ligase, translating into MEREHVRAEVLRQRDELAPEVRAAFSRQIVDSVMSWIQNEGFDAVMLYLNMRSEVETDSLLERLLHSGTHVCAPVVDTDENRLIPRRIQKGKTALVRHRYGMLEPNTACPLVPITELQLIIVPGIAFDCKGYRLGYGKGFYDRFLAACSHTIPIGLAYQIQVVEDTFPQVWDVPVKHIFTETNRIDSHE